The Bacillus vallismortis genome window below encodes:
- the spoIIR gene encoding stage II sporulation protein R, translating into MKKTVIICIYIFLLLSGALVGLAKEETAQQSENQPVVIPDEAIRLRILANSDRDQDQQLKRHIRDAVNKEITTWVEDITSIEEARRVIRSKLPEIKEIAKETMEKEGANQSISVDFDKISFPTKLYGNMVYPAGEYEAILITLGNGDGANWWCVLFPPLCFLDFSNGEAVKEQEDKEASKKQTEKVLEDVTAKAEKATKEEKEEKEDGGTEVKFFLVEWISGLFS; encoded by the coding sequence ATGAAAAAAACAGTAATCATTTGTATATATATCTTTCTTTTATTATCCGGTGCGCTTGTAGGTCTGGCAAAAGAAGAGACGGCACAGCAATCAGAAAATCAGCCGGTGGTCATTCCGGACGAGGCGATCCGCCTGAGAATATTGGCAAACAGCGATAGGGATCAGGACCAGCAATTAAAACGGCATATCAGAGACGCGGTCAATAAAGAAATCACGACTTGGGTAGAGGATATTACTTCTATAGAAGAAGCGCGGCGTGTGATTCGCTCAAAGCTGCCCGAAATCAAAGAAATTGCAAAGGAAACAATGGAGAAAGAAGGAGCGAACCAGTCGATTTCCGTTGATTTTGACAAAATCTCATTTCCGACAAAGCTTTATGGCAACATGGTATATCCTGCTGGTGAATATGAAGCGATTCTGATTACGCTTGGAAACGGCGACGGCGCCAATTGGTGGTGTGTGCTGTTCCCGCCGCTCTGTTTTCTCGATTTTTCTAACGGGGAAGCCGTAAAAGAACAAGAAGATAAAGAAGCTTCAAAAAAGCAGACTGAAAAAGTGCTTGAGGACGTAACCGCTAAAGCGGAAAAAGCCACAAAAGAAGAGAAAGAAGAGAAGGAAGACGGCGGCACAGAAGTGAAATTCTTTTTAGTCGAATGGATTTCCGGCCTTTTTTCCTAA
- a CDS encoding UPF0715 family protein, whose amino-acid sequence MKYNYTVLLSAFTMSVLYSMIYIHSFIIAALVTMAFYFLFPYLIFALPLQFMMNKKPKRFNPLYLLYYFAASIVANAIIFGLLQPSGQSLFQNKAFYLFAVLTALVYWIWDSVLLQKKEA is encoded by the coding sequence ATGAAATATAATTATACAGTGCTGTTATCAGCATTCACGATGTCGGTTCTTTATTCGATGATTTATATTCATTCATTTATCATTGCCGCTCTCGTAACGATGGCATTTTATTTTCTATTTCCTTATTTGATATTCGCACTTCCGCTTCAGTTCATGATGAATAAAAAGCCGAAGCGGTTCAACCCTTTGTATCTGCTGTATTACTTTGCCGCGTCTATTGTTGCCAACGCGATTATTTTCGGCTTGCTGCAGCCTTCGGGACAATCCCTGTTTCAAAATAAAGCCTTCTATCTTTTCGCTGTATTAACAGCTCTTGTCTATTGGATATGGGATTCTGTGTTACTGCAAAAAAAGGAAGCCTAG
- a CDS encoding DUF5316 family protein, whose amino-acid sequence MKKALAAGILLIAIESMIGTIVPQALPFESIFGIASLILIGLAIITSGLAVSGSDQRANYHSETKEGRTSRMKMAAAFFVAGIPSILCYLLTILF is encoded by the coding sequence ATGAAAAAGGCCCTGGCAGCAGGAATCTTGCTCATTGCGATTGAAAGTATGATCGGCACCATTGTTCCGCAGGCACTTCCATTTGAGTCGATTTTTGGCATTGCGTCTCTTATTTTGATTGGGCTCGCGATCATCACATCGGGTTTGGCCGTAAGCGGAAGCGATCAGCGGGCAAACTACCATTCAGAAACGAAAGAAGGCCGTACATCCCGCATGAAAATGGCGGCAGCTTTCTTTGTTGCGGGGATACCCTCTATTCTTTGTTATTTGCTGACGATTTTGTTTTAA
- the prmC gene encoding peptide chain release factor N(5)-glutamine methyltransferase, which translates to MKTIFEALKWASSYLTEAGREENAAELLLLYDTGMDRSKLLASLQEPIGEDELYRFQRHVEMHKEGVPVQYIIGKEFFYGREFMVNDDVLIPRPETEEVVYHLLEKYRRVFSEDGRVDVVDVGTGSGAIAVTLALENKNFSVSAVDISKEALQVASANAEKLGADVHFYQGDLLEPFIMAGKKADIIVSNPPYISEEEMADLSEIVRFHEPLHALTDGGDGLKFYKRFMEDIPLVMKNKVFVVFEIGWNQGAAVKELILKTFKGAEVEVLKDINGKDRTICAVIHKNI; encoded by the coding sequence ATGAAGACGATATTTGAAGCCCTGAAATGGGCTTCTTCTTATTTAACCGAAGCGGGAAGAGAAGAAAACGCTGCCGAGCTTCTTTTGCTTTATGATACCGGAATGGACAGAAGCAAGCTGCTCGCCAGCTTACAGGAACCGATTGGCGAAGACGAACTGTATCGCTTTCAGCGTCACGTTGAGATGCATAAAGAGGGCGTGCCGGTTCAGTACATTATAGGAAAAGAGTTTTTTTACGGGCGGGAATTTATGGTGAATGATGATGTACTGATTCCGCGGCCGGAAACAGAAGAGGTTGTCTATCATTTGCTTGAAAAATATCGGCGTGTCTTTTCGGAAGACGGCCGGGTTGATGTCGTTGACGTCGGTACAGGGAGCGGTGCGATAGCCGTCACGCTTGCGCTTGAAAACAAAAATTTTTCTGTGTCGGCGGTCGATATTTCAAAAGAGGCGCTGCAAGTCGCCTCTGCTAATGCGGAAAAGCTTGGAGCTGATGTGCACTTTTATCAGGGCGATCTGCTAGAGCCTTTTATTATGGCTGGAAAAAAAGCGGATATTATCGTCTCGAATCCTCCTTATATTTCAGAAGAAGAGATGGCTGATCTATCAGAGATTGTCCGTTTTCATGAGCCGCTTCACGCTCTCACTGATGGCGGAGACGGGCTCAAATTTTATAAGCGGTTTATGGAAGACATCCCGCTTGTCATGAAGAATAAAGTGTTTGTCGTTTTTGAAATCGGATGGAATCAGGGAGCGGCGGTCAAAGAACTGATCCTCAAGACGTTTAAGGGTGCGGAAGTGGAAGTGCTGAAAGATATTAATGGAAAAGACAGAACCATATGCGCTGTGATTCATAAAAATATATAA
- the prfA gene encoding peptide chain release factor 1: protein MLDRLKSIEERYEKLNELLSDPEVVNDPKKLREYSKEQSDIQETVDVYRQYRDASEQLTDAKAMLEEKLDAEMREMVKEEISELQKETETLSERLKVLLIPKDPNDDKNVIMEIRGAAGGEEAALFAGSLYRMYSRYAELQGWKTEVMEASVTGTGGYKEIIFMITGSGAYSKLKYENGAHRVQRVPETESGGRIHTSTATVACLPEAEEVEVDIHEKDIRVDTFASSGPGGQSVNTTMSAVRLTHLPTGVVVSCQDEKSQIKNKEKAMKVLRARIYDKFQQEAQAEYDQTRKSAVGSGDRSERIRTYNFPQNRVTDHRIGLTIQKLDQILEGKLDEVVETLIVEDQASKLQQSEG, encoded by the coding sequence GTGTTAGACCGATTAAAGTCAATCGAAGAACGATACGAAAAATTAAATGAGCTTTTAAGCGATCCAGAAGTAGTCAACGATCCGAAAAAGCTAAGAGAATATTCAAAAGAGCAATCTGATATACAAGAAACAGTTGACGTATATAGACAATACAGAGATGCGTCAGAACAGCTGACTGATGCAAAAGCGATGCTTGAAGAGAAGCTGGACGCTGAAATGCGCGAGATGGTGAAGGAAGAGATTTCTGAACTCCAGAAGGAAACGGAAACACTGTCTGAACGCCTCAAAGTGCTTCTGATCCCGAAAGATCCTAATGATGACAAAAACGTTATTATGGAGATCCGCGGAGCTGCGGGAGGCGAAGAAGCCGCTTTATTCGCGGGCAGCCTTTACAGAATGTATTCCCGTTACGCTGAGCTTCAAGGCTGGAAAACAGAGGTCATGGAAGCGAGTGTAACCGGAACGGGCGGCTACAAAGAGATCATCTTTATGATTACGGGGAGCGGCGCATATTCTAAACTCAAATATGAAAACGGCGCCCATCGCGTACAGCGTGTTCCGGAAACAGAATCAGGCGGCCGTATCCATACATCGACTGCAACAGTAGCGTGTCTTCCTGAGGCGGAAGAGGTAGAGGTTGACATCCATGAGAAGGATATCCGAGTTGATACGTTTGCTTCAAGCGGACCGGGCGGACAAAGCGTGAACACCACAATGTCTGCCGTTCGTCTGACGCACTTGCCGACAGGTGTTGTGGTATCATGCCAGGATGAAAAATCTCAAATCAAGAACAAAGAAAAAGCAATGAAGGTTCTCCGTGCCAGAATCTATGATAAATTTCAGCAGGAAGCCCAGGCTGAATATGATCAAACACGGAAATCAGCAGTTGGATCAGGTGATCGCTCTGAGCGTATCCGCACATACAACTTCCCGCAAAACCGTGTGACGGATCACAGAATCGGCCTGACGATTCAAAAGCTTGATCAGATTCTTGAAGGAAAACTTGACGAAGTGGTTGAAACACTGATCGTTGAAGATCAGGCAAGCAAGCTTCAACAGTCGGAAGGTTAA
- a CDS encoding VOC family protein, whose protein sequence is MMLKSIHHIAIICSDYEKSKAFYVHKLGFQVIQETYREERGSYKLDLSLNGTYAIELFSFPDPPARQTEPEAAGLRHLAFTVSSLDEAVQELHKKGIETEPIRTDPLTGKRFTFFFDPDQLPLELYEQ, encoded by the coding sequence ATCATGCTAAAATCCATACATCATATTGCAATCATATGTTCAGATTATGAAAAGTCGAAAGCTTTCTACGTACATAAGCTTGGTTTTCAAGTCATTCAAGAAACGTATCGAGAAGAGCGGGGCTCCTATAAGCTTGATTTGTCACTTAACGGCACGTATGCTATTGAGCTGTTTTCGTTTCCCGATCCACCCGCACGCCAAACCGAGCCTGAAGCGGCAGGCCTGCGCCATCTCGCCTTTACAGTCAGCAGCTTGGATGAAGCGGTTCAGGAGCTTCATAAAAAAGGAATCGAAACAGAGCCCATCAGAACAGATCCACTGACTGGCAAGCGTTTCACCTTCTTTTTTGATCCTGACCAGCTTCCTTTAGAACTGTATGAACAATAA
- the racA gene encoding chromosome-anchoring protein RacA: protein MNTNMVASELGVSAKTVQRWVKQLNLPAERNELGHYSFTAEDVKILKSVQKQISEGKAIQDIHVPQSTKKRTGFLVQNTNGDTERRIEQLEQKLNTLLLQKQDENELLARFEELERQLKQKADEGVSYQLLQHRREIDDILADMQSLTSQMKEFTAQPIPETAAASEKNKTRKKPLLSLFKFQT, encoded by the coding sequence ATGAATACAAATATGGTAGCAAGTGAACTCGGCGTCTCCGCAAAAACGGTGCAGCGGTGGGTGAAGCAGCTGAATCTTCCGGCCGAACGCAATGAGCTCGGGCACTATTCGTTCACGGCAGAAGACGTGAAGATTCTAAAATCTGTACAGAAACAAATCTCTGAAGGCAAGGCGATTCAGGATATTCATGTGCCTCAAAGCACTAAAAAGCGCACAGGCTTCCTTGTCCAAAATACAAATGGCGACACAGAACGAAGAATCGAGCAGCTCGAACAGAAGCTGAACACCCTATTACTGCAAAAGCAGGACGAAAACGAACTGCTGGCAAGGTTCGAGGAACTGGAACGCCAGCTGAAGCAAAAAGCGGATGAGGGTGTATCTTATCAGCTGCTTCAGCACCGCAGGGAAATTGATGACATCCTTGCAGACATGCAATCACTGACCTCACAAATGAAAGAATTCACCGCCCAGCCGATCCCCGAGACCGCTGCCGCTTCCGAAAAAAACAAAACAAGAAAAAAACCGCTGCTGTCACTGTTCAAATTTCAAACCTAA
- a CDS encoding AEC family transporter — MSILDILILLAPIFFVIVLGWFAGHFGSYDAKSAKGVSTLVTKYALPAHFIAGILTTSRSEFLSQIPLMVSLIIGIVGFYIVILLLCRFVFKYDLTNSSIFSLNSAQPTFAFMGIPVLGSLFGAQEVAIPIAVTGIVVNAILDPLAIIVATVGVSSKKNEEGGDSFWKMTGKSILHGLSEPLAAAPLISMILVLCGVTLPELGVKMLDQIGSTTSGVALFAVGVTVGIRSIKLSVPAFGIALLKVAVQPALMFLIALAVGLPADQMTKAILLVAFPGSAVAAMIATRFEKQEEETASAFVISAILSLISLPIIIALTA; from the coding sequence TTGAGCATCTTAGATATCTTAATCCTCCTGGCACCGATCTTCTTTGTTATCGTGCTGGGATGGTTTGCAGGACATTTTGGAAGTTATGATGCCAAGTCGGCAAAAGGGGTAAGTACGTTAGTAACGAAATACGCACTTCCAGCTCACTTTATCGCTGGTATCTTGACTACTTCCAGAAGTGAATTTTTATCTCAAATTCCGTTAATGGTTTCTTTAATTATTGGGATTGTTGGTTTCTATATTGTTATTTTATTGCTTTGCAGATTTGTGTTTAAATATGATTTAACGAACTCATCCATATTTTCTTTGAACTCTGCACAGCCGACATTCGCATTTATGGGTATTCCTGTACTGGGAAGCTTGTTCGGCGCGCAAGAGGTTGCGATTCCGATCGCGGTTACAGGTATCGTTGTTAATGCGATTCTTGATCCGCTTGCGATTATTGTCGCTACTGTCGGTGTGTCTTCTAAGAAAAACGAAGAGGGCGGCGACAGCTTCTGGAAGATGACAGGAAAATCAATCCTGCACGGTCTTTCTGAGCCGCTTGCAGCTGCTCCATTAATCAGTATGATCTTAGTGCTTTGCGGTGTGACTCTACCTGAGCTGGGTGTTAAAATGCTTGACCAGATTGGAAGCACAACATCTGGTGTGGCTCTCTTTGCTGTCGGTGTTACTGTTGGTATCCGCAGTATCAAACTCAGCGTACCAGCATTTGGTATTGCGCTGCTCAAAGTTGCGGTTCAGCCTGCGTTAATGTTCTTGATTGCTCTTGCAGTCGGACTTCCAGCTGACCAAATGACAAAAGCGATCCTTCTTGTTGCATTCCCTGGTTCTGCCGTAGCAGCCATGATTGCAACTCGTTTCGAAAAACAAGAGGAAGAAACTGCTTCTGCATTTGTAATCAGTGCGATTCTGTCATTGATTTCACTTCCAATTATTATTGCGCTTACTGCGTAA
- the malS gene encoding oxaloacetate-decarboxylating malate dehydrogenase: MNNIKKTKEGHLETTLRGKEVLSIPTLNKGVAFSLEERQELGLEGLLPPTVLSLDQQAKRAYEQFKAQPDRLRQNVYLNDLANRNEVLFYKLLKNHLREMLPVVYTPTVGEAIQEYSHEYRRPQGIYLSIDNIEGIEKAFENLHATAGDIDLIVATDSESILGIGDWGVGGINIAIGKLAVYTAAAGIDPSRVIPVVLDVGTNNEKLLNDPLYIGNHHERISDERYEEFVDAYVKAALKFFPKALLHWEDFGNKNARNIMKKYNNDILTFNDDIQGTGAITLAGVLAAMKKTGASIKDQRVVVFGAGSAGIGIADQIRDTMVLAGLSEEEANKRFYTIDYRGLLTEEIEGILDFQKPYLRTADEVKEWKRDEKGQIPFDEVVRQAKPTILIGTSGVSGAFTEEIIKEMASHVDRPVIMPMSNPTHLAEATPEDLFKWTDGKVLVATGSPFENVEYNGVSYEIGQSNNAFAFPGLGLGSIVAEARVITPAMFAATADAIAEMVDFETPGAGLLPSIDKLQEVSIQVAIAVAEAAIKEGVANRQPEDVKQAVLDAMWTPEYKKVIAK; this comes from the coding sequence TTGAATAACATAAAAAAAACGAAGGAAGGCCATTTAGAAACAACTCTTAGAGGAAAAGAAGTTTTATCTATTCCTACTTTAAATAAAGGTGTTGCTTTCTCATTAGAGGAAAGACAAGAACTTGGCTTAGAAGGACTTCTTCCGCCAACTGTACTTTCTCTAGATCAACAAGCAAAACGCGCATATGAGCAGTTTAAAGCTCAGCCAGACCGCCTCCGTCAAAATGTTTACTTAAATGATTTGGCAAACCGTAACGAAGTTCTTTTCTATAAATTGCTGAAAAACCATCTTCGCGAAATGCTTCCTGTTGTATACACACCGACAGTCGGCGAAGCGATTCAAGAATACAGCCATGAGTACAGAAGACCTCAAGGTATCTACTTGTCAATCGACAATATTGAGGGTATTGAAAAAGCTTTTGAAAACCTTCATGCGACAGCAGGCGATATTGATCTTATCGTTGCAACTGACTCTGAAAGCATCCTCGGAATCGGTGACTGGGGTGTAGGCGGTATTAACATCGCGATCGGTAAATTAGCTGTTTACACTGCAGCAGCTGGTATTGACCCAAGCCGTGTTATCCCGGTTGTGCTTGATGTCGGTACGAACAACGAAAAACTTTTAAATGATCCTTTATATATTGGTAACCATCATGAGCGTATTTCAGATGAACGTTATGAAGAATTCGTTGATGCGTATGTAAAAGCTGCGCTGAAATTCTTCCCTAAAGCACTTCTTCACTGGGAAGACTTTGGTAATAAAAACGCGCGTAATATCATGAAGAAATACAACAACGACATTCTGACATTCAACGATGATATTCAAGGTACAGGCGCGATTACACTTGCTGGTGTGCTTGCTGCTATGAAGAAAACAGGCGCATCTATTAAAGACCAGCGTGTTGTTGTCTTCGGTGCAGGTTCCGCAGGTATCGGAATCGCCGACCAAATTCGTGACACAATGGTGCTTGCGGGATTATCTGAAGAAGAAGCGAACAAACGCTTCTACACAATCGATTACAGAGGCTTGCTGACTGAAGAAATCGAAGGCATCCTTGATTTCCAAAAACCTTACCTTCGCACTGCGGACGAAGTGAAAGAATGGAAACGCGATGAAAAAGGCCAAATTCCATTCGATGAAGTGGTTCGCCAAGCGAAACCAACGATCTTAATCGGTACTTCAGGCGTATCAGGCGCGTTTACAGAGGAAATTATAAAAGAAATGGCATCTCACGTAGACCGTCCGGTAATCATGCCGATGTCAAACCCGACTCACCTTGCGGAAGCGACTCCTGAAGATCTATTCAAATGGACTGACGGAAAAGTGCTTGTAGCAACAGGAAGCCCGTTTGAAAATGTGGAATACAACGGTGTTTCTTATGAAATCGGACAATCTAACAACGCATTTGCATTCCCTGGTCTTGGACTTGGTTCAATTGTAGCTGAAGCGCGTGTGATTACGCCTGCTATGTTTGCTGCAACTGCTGATGCGATTGCTGAAATGGTTGATTTTGAAACACCTGGAGCAGGATTGCTTCCAAGCATTGATAAGCTTCAAGAAGTTTCTATTCAAGTTGCGATTGCCGTTGCTGAAGCAGCTATTAAAGAAGGCGTAGCAAATCGTCAGCCTGAAGATGTGAAACAAGCGGTTCTTGATGCAATGTGGACACCGGAATACAAAAAAGTCATCGCAAAATAA
- a CDS encoding thymidine kinase, which translates to MYIMKQSGWLELICGSMFSGKSEELIRRVKRATYAKQEVRVFKPVIDNRYSEDAVVSHNGTSMKSYAISSAADIWDHISERTDVIAVDEVQFFDQEIVEVLSSLADKGYRVIAAGLDMDFRGEPFGVVPDIMAIAESVTKLQAVCSVCGSPASRTQRLIDGKPASYDDPVILVGASESYEARCRHHHEVPGKSKK; encoded by the coding sequence ATGTACATAATGAAACAAAGCGGTTGGCTTGAGCTGATTTGCGGCAGCATGTTCTCGGGGAAATCTGAAGAGCTGATCAGAAGAGTGAAGAGAGCGACTTACGCCAAGCAGGAAGTCAGGGTATTTAAGCCTGTGATTGATAATCGATACAGTGAAGATGCTGTTGTCTCCCATAATGGAACATCCATGAAGAGCTATGCCATTTCTTCTGCTGCAGATATTTGGGACCATATCAGTGAGCGTACGGATGTGATTGCGGTTGATGAAGTGCAGTTTTTTGACCAGGAAATTGTTGAGGTTTTATCATCCCTTGCCGATAAAGGCTACCGTGTGATTGCAGCCGGTCTTGATATGGATTTTAGAGGAGAGCCGTTCGGTGTCGTCCCGGATATTATGGCGATTGCGGAAAGTGTGACGAAGCTGCAAGCCGTCTGTTCCGTCTGCGGATCGCCGGCGAGCAGAACACAGCGCCTGATTGACGGCAAACCTGCTTCCTACGATGATCCGGTCATTTTGGTGGGCGCATCCGAATCGTATGAAGCGAGATGCAGACACCATCACGAAGTTCCAGGGAAATCTAAAAAATAG
- the rpmE gene encoding 50S ribosomal protein L31, whose protein sequence is MKAGIHPNFKKATVKCACGNEFETGSVKEEVRVEICSECHPFYTGRQKFASADGRVDRFNKKYGLK, encoded by the coding sequence ATGAAGGCAGGAATTCATCCTAATTTCAAAAAAGCAACAGTTAAATGCGCTTGTGGAAATGAATTTGAAACAGGCTCAGTAAAAGAAGAGGTACGCGTTGAGATTTGCTCTGAGTGCCACCCATTCTACACTGGCCGCCAAAAATTCGCTTCTGCTGATGGTCGTGTTGATCGCTTTAACAAAAAATACGGTCTTAAGTAA
- the rho gene encoding transcription termination factor Rho translates to MKNVSISSLENMKLKELYELARHYKISYYSKLTKKELIFAILKANAEQEDLLFMEGVLEIIQSEGFGFLRPINYSPSSEDIYISASQIRRFDLRNGDKVSGKVRPPKENERYYGLLHVEAVNGDDPESAKERVHFPALTPLYPDRQMVLETKPNFLSTRIMDMMAPVGFGQRGLIVAPPKAGKTMLLKEIANSITANQPEAELIVLLIDERPEEVTDIERSVAGDVVSSTFDEVPENHIKVAELVLERAMRLVEHKKDVIILMDSITRLARAYNLVIPPSGRTLSGGIDPAAFHRPKRFFGAARNIEEGGSLTILATALVDTGSRMDDVIYEEFKGTGNMELHLDRSLAERRIFPAIDIRRSGTRKEELLVPKEHLDRLWSIRKTMSDSPDFAEKFMRKMKKTKTNQEFFDILNQEWKQANLSSARR, encoded by the coding sequence ATGAAAAACGTATCTATTTCCTCTTTGGAAAATATGAAATTGAAAGAGCTTTATGAACTTGCAAGACATTATAAAATCTCCTATTACAGTAAACTGACAAAAAAAGAACTCATTTTCGCCATTCTGAAAGCAAATGCAGAACAGGAAGATCTGCTGTTTATGGAAGGCGTTCTTGAGATCATCCAGTCTGAAGGTTTCGGCTTCCTGAGACCGATCAACTACTCTCCAAGCTCAGAAGACATTTACATCTCAGCTTCTCAAATCCGCCGTTTTGATTTGCGAAACGGAGACAAAGTATCAGGCAAGGTTCGTCCGCCAAAAGAAAATGAGCGTTACTATGGACTTTTGCACGTTGAAGCAGTAAACGGGGATGATCCCGAATCTGCAAAAGAGCGTGTGCATTTCCCGGCTCTTACACCTCTTTATCCAGACCGTCAAATGGTGCTAGAAACAAAACCTAACTTCTTGTCTACAAGAATTATGGACATGATGGCGCCGGTCGGATTTGGACAGCGCGGTTTGATTGTTGCGCCGCCAAAAGCCGGAAAAACGATGCTGCTGAAGGAAATTGCCAACAGTATTACAGCGAACCAGCCAGAAGCAGAGCTCATCGTGCTTTTGATTGACGAAAGACCGGAAGAAGTAACTGATATCGAGCGTTCTGTGGCTGGGGATGTCGTCAGTTCAACGTTTGATGAAGTGCCGGAAAACCATATCAAAGTGGCCGAGCTTGTACTTGAGCGCGCGATGCGTCTTGTAGAACACAAAAAAGACGTCATCATTCTGATGGACAGCATCACACGCCTTGCCCGCGCCTACAACTTAGTGATTCCGCCGAGCGGAAGAACGCTTTCCGGGGGGATTGACCCTGCGGCGTTCCACCGTCCGAAACGCTTCTTCGGGGCTGCGAGAAATATCGAAGAGGGCGGCAGCTTAACTATCCTTGCTACGGCTCTGGTCGATACCGGCTCACGTATGGATGATGTTATTTATGAAGAATTCAAGGGAACAGGCAACATGGAGCTTCACCTTGACCGCTCTTTGGCCGAGCGCCGCATTTTCCCGGCCATCGATATCCGCCGTTCAGGAACGCGCAAGGAAGAGCTGCTTGTGCCTAAAGAGCATCTTGATCGTTTATGGTCGATCCGCAAAACGATGTCTGATTCACCTGATTTTGCGGAAAAATTCATGAGAAAAATGAAAAAAACCAAAACAAACCAGGAATTTTTCGACATTCTCAATCAAGAATGGAAACAGGCAAATCTATCATCTGCAAGAAGGTAA
- the glpX gene encoding class II fructose-bisphosphatase produces the protein MERSLSMELVRVTEAAALASARWMGRGKKDEADEAATSAMRDVFDTVPMKGTVVIGEGEMDEAPMLYIGEKLGNGYGPRVDVAVDPLEGTNILASGGWNALTVIAVADHGTLLNAPDMYMEKIAVGPEAVGCIDIEAPAIDNLKAVAKAKNKDVEDVVATILNRERHSKIISELREAGARIKLINDGDVAGAINTAFDHTGVDILFGSGGAPEGVLSAVALKALGGEIIGKLLPQNEEEITRCNNMGLDLSKVLRMEDLVKGDDAIFAATGVTDGELLKGVQFKGSVGTTESIVIRAKSGTVRFVDGRHSLKKKPNLVIRP, from the coding sequence ATGGAAAGAAGTTTATCAATGGAATTGGTACGTGTGACCGAAGCTGCGGCATTGGCATCTGCAAGATGGATGGGCCGGGGAAAAAAAGACGAGGCTGATGAAGCCGCAACAAGCGCAATGAGAGATGTTTTTGATACAGTTCCGATGAAAGGAACCGTTGTGATTGGTGAAGGGGAAATGGACGAAGCGCCGATGCTGTATATCGGGGAAAAACTCGGAAACGGGTACGGTCCTCGCGTGGATGTCGCAGTTGACCCTCTTGAAGGCACAAACATCTTGGCAAGCGGCGGCTGGAACGCGCTGACGGTTATTGCGGTCGCAGACCACGGCACGCTTCTGAACGCCCCTGACATGTATATGGAAAAAATCGCAGTCGGCCCGGAAGCGGTGGGCTGCATTGACATCGAAGCACCTGCCATTGATAACCTTAAAGCGGTGGCAAAAGCGAAAAACAAGGACGTTGAGGACGTTGTTGCCACTATCTTAAACCGTGAAAGACACTCGAAAATTATTTCTGAGCTTCGTGAGGCAGGCGCCAGAATCAAATTGATCAATGATGGCGATGTCGCAGGCGCCATCAATACGGCTTTCGACCACACGGGCGTTGACATCCTGTTCGGATCAGGCGGAGCTCCTGAGGGTGTGCTTTCTGCTGTTGCGCTAAAAGCGCTGGGCGGAGAAATAATTGGTAAACTCCTTCCGCAAAATGAAGAAGAAATCACGCGCTGTAACAATATGGGCCTTGATTTAAGCAAAGTCCTTCGTATGGAAGACCTTGTGAAGGGTGATGACGCTATTTTTGCAGCTACCGGCGTAACTGACGGCGAGCTGTTAAAAGGTGTTCAATTTAAAGGTTCTGTCGGCACAACTGAAAGCATAGTGATCCGTGCAAAATCAGGCACTGTCCGCTTTGTTGACGGCAGACACAGCTTGAAAAAGAAACCAAATCTTGTAATCCGTCCATAA